A genomic segment from Scomber japonicus isolate fScoJap1 chromosome 11, fScoJap1.pri, whole genome shotgun sequence encodes:
- the LOC128367746 gene encoding frizzled-7-A-like: MAAAARSTAGSVLLRIMWLVCGLSFSPASAQHYNSDTGISVPEHGFCQPISIPLCTDIAYNQTIMPNLLGHTNQEDAGLEVHQFYPLVKVQCSADLKFFLCSMYAPVCTVLEQAIPPCRSLCERARQGCEALMNKFGFQWPERLRCEAFPVHGAGEICVGQNTSEPNGPASPSSPFSPDLVTLPPNMGRPNERPHQHSPYHDFSCPLQLNVPPYLGYKFMGVKDCGAPCEPTKTAGIMYFREDEVKFGRLWVGIWSILCCVSTLFTVLTYLVDMRRFRYPERPIIFLSGCYFMVAVAYAAGFFLEDKVVCVDKFKDDGYRTVAQGTKKEGCTILFMVLYFFGMASSIWWVILSLTWFLSAGMKWGHEAIEANSQYFHLAAWAVPAVKTITILAMGQVDGDVLTGVCFVGIFNVDALRGFVLAPLFVYLFIGTSFLLAGFVSLFRIRTIMKHDGTKTEKLEKLMVRIGVFSVLYTVPATIVIACYFYEQAFREHWQRTWHMHTCKRFAVPCPEHNFAPMSPDFTVFMIKYLMTMIVGITSGFWVWSGKTLQSWRRFYKRLSNGNHGETTV, translated from the coding sequence ATGGCGGCGGCGGCCAGGTCCACCGCTGGCTCCGTGCTGCTGCGGATCATGTGGCTGGTGTGCGGGCTTTCCTTCTCACCCGCTTCTGCTCAACACTACAACAGTGACACCGGGATATCCGTCCCGGAACACGGTTTTTGCCAGCCCATCTCCATCCCGCTGTGTACCGACATCGCCTACAACCAGACCATCATGCCGAACCTCCTGGGCCACACCAACCAGGAGGACGCTGGGCTTGAGGTACACCAGTTTTACCCTCTGGTAAAGGTCCAGTGCTCTGCGGATCTAAAGTTCTTCCTCTGCTCCATGTACGCGCCGGTCTGCACCGTGCTGGAGCAGGCCATCCCCCCGTGCCGGTCCCTGTGTGAGCGGGCACGGCAGGGATGCGAAGCCTTGATGAACAAGTTCGGCTTCCAGTGGCCGGAGCGGCTCCGGTGCGAGGCTTTCCCGGTGCACGGAGCCGGAGAAATCTGCGTGGGTCAGAACACATCCGAGCCCAATGGACCGGCTTCCCCATCGTCCCCCTTTTCACCCGACCTTGTGACCCTTCCCCCAAACATGGGCCGACCCAACGAGCGCCCTCACCAGCACAGCCCGTACCACGACTTCTCCTGCCCGCTGCAGCTGAATGTGCCCCCCTACCTGGGCTACAAATTCATGGGGGTGAAGGACTGCGGGGCTCCGTGTGAGCCCACCAAGACCGCCGGCATCATGTATTTCAGGGAGGATGAGGTGAAATTCGGGCGGCTTTGGGTCGGGATCTGGTCCATCCTGTGCTGTGTGAGCACCTTGTTCACAGTGCTCACATATCTGGTGGACATGCGCCGGTTCAGGTACCCGGAGCGACCCATCATCTTCTTATCCGGGTGTTACTTCATGGTGGCGGTGGCTTACGCCGCGGGGTTTTTCCTGGAGGACAAAGTTGTTTGTGTGGATAAATTCAAGGATGACGGCTACCGGACAGTGGCTCAGGGCACCAAAAAGGAGGGGTGCACCATCCTCTTCATGGTGCTGTACTTTTTCGGGATGGCCAGCTCCATCTGGTGGGTGATTTTGTCCCTGACGTGGTTCCTCTCAGCCGGGATGAAATGGGGCCACGAAGCCATTGAAGCCAACTCCCAGTACTTCCACTTGGCAGCCTGGGCCGTGCCAGCCGTCAAAACCATCACCATCCTCGCCATGGGCCAGGTGGACGGGGACGTGCTGACCGGGGTTTGCTTCGTGGGGATCTTTAACGTGGATGCTCTCCGTGGTTTCGTCCTGGCTCCACTATTCGTCTACCTGTTCATCGGCACGTCCTTCCTCCTGGCCGGCTTCGTGTCCCTGTTCCGGATCCGTACCATCATGAAGCACGACGGCACCAAGACGGAGAAGTTGGAGAAGCTGATGGTGCGCATCGGGGTGTTCAGCGTCCTGTACACGGTGCCAGCCACCATCGTGATCGCCTGTTACTTCTACGAGCAGGCCTTCAGGGAGCACTGGCAGCGCACCTGGCACATGCACACCTGTAAGCGCTTCGCCGTGCCATGCCCAGAGCACAACTTCGCCCCCATGAGCCCCGACTTCACCGTGTTCATGATCAAATACCTGATGACGATGATAGTGGGGATCACCTCGGGTTTCTGGGTCTGGTCCGGGAAAACCCTTCAATCATGGCGGAGGTTTTACAAGCGCCTTAGCAATGGTAATCATGGAGAAACAACGGTGTAA